The DNA window GATCCGGCAGGCGGGGATCCTCGACGGCGATGATGTACTCGGCGCGGCGGTTGCGGGCCTCGTCGGTCTCGTCCGGGGTGGGCACGCGCGGCGCCTCCTCCCCGAAGCCCTCGACGTAGAGCGGCACCCCGAGCCCCTTGCGGCGGAAGTAGGTGGCGATGCTGCGGGCGCGCGCGAGTGAGAGCGCCCGGTTGTCCGCGGCGGCGCCCACCGTGTCGGTGTGGCCGAGCACGTAGAGGCGCAGCGGTGCGAAGCGGCCATAGCGCGCGAGCGCCTCGGCGATGCGCGCGTGGCTCGCGTCCAGCTTGGGGCGCTCGGCCGCGGGCACGTCCGAGCGACCGGTGGCGAAGTGCACCTCCTCGTGGGGGATGTCCACCTGCCAGGGGAAGAGGTCCAGCCCGTTGAAGAAGTCCGCGGTGTCCCAGACGCGCAGCGAGATGCGCAGCACCCTGCCCTGCGCCGCGGGCCAGCGCACCGTGAGCGGCGTGCCCGCGGGCTCACCGGCGAAGCGCACCTCGCCGTCGAAGGCCTTCGTCCCCGTGTCCATCAGCACCGTGAGCTGCGCGCGCGCGGCGGGGCGCGAGAGCGTGAAGCGCAGCGTGCGCGCCGCGAGGTCCAGGTCGGCGGGGGCGACCGAGAGCTTCAGCGTGCCGAGCACCTCGGTGTCGAAGGAGAGGGGCATGCTCCCCGTCTCCGCGTTGGGGAAGTTCACCACGAGCTCTCCCTCGTAGTGGAAGCTGCCCTCGGGCTGCGGCAGGTCCACCCGGCGGGTGACGCCCGGGCGCCCTCCCCCCTTCACGTCCACGTCCTGCCCGTCACTGCGGCGCAGCTTCACCTCGAAGCCCGCGATGGGCTCCAGGATGTGCACGAGCAGCGCGGGGGGCGCCTGGCCCGGACCCCGCTTCGCCTCGAGCGAGACGCGCACCGCGTCCGCGCGGGCGGCGAAGGGGACGAGCAGGAGCAGGAGGGCACCGAGGCGCGCGAGCATGGGTGGGGTTCTAGTCCGGAAGGCAGAGCGTGCAACCAGGCTGCGGGCGCGCGCATTCCCAGGGGTGCAGGAGGAAGAACCACCTTCCCTCACCCCGTCCCTCTCCCAGAGGGAGCGGGGACCGTCAGCGCACTCCGACGATGGTGATGCCGTGAGTCTGCGCGGCCGCGAAGAGGGCCGGGGCGTCCAGGAGCACCGTGCGGCCCACCTCGAGCGCGAGCACGCGGGCGCCCGCCTCGGCCATCACCTCGAGCGTGCGCGGGCCCACCGCCGGCAGGTCGAAGCGCAGGTCCTGCCCGGGCTTGCAGCGCTTCACCACCACGGCGCCCTTGCCTCCGAGCTGCGCGCCGCGGCGGATGGTCTCGTCCGTGCCCTCCACGGCCTCGAGCGCGAGCACGTGGCCGCCGCGCACCACCACCGTCTGCCCCACGTCCGCGCGGCC is part of the Aggregicoccus sp. 17bor-14 genome and encodes:
- a CDS encoding OmpA family protein, with the translated sequence MLARLGALLLLLVPFAARADAVRVSLEAKRGPGQAPPALLVHILEPIAGFEVKLRRSDGQDVDVKGGGRPGVTRRVDLPQPEGSFHYEGELVVNFPNAETGSMPLSFDTEVLGTLKLSVAPADLDLAARTLRFTLSRPAARAQLTVLMDTGTKAFDGEVRFAGEPAGTPLTVRWPAAQGRVLRISLRVWDTADFFNGLDLFPWQVDIPHEEVHFATGRSDVPAAERPKLDASHARIAEALARYGRFAPLRLYVLGHTDTVGAAADNRALSLARARSIATYFRRKGLGVPLYVEGFGEEAPRVPTPDETDEARNRRAEYIIAVEDPRLPDPPFAPRWRKL